Proteins encoded within one genomic window of Diorhabda carinulata isolate Delta unplaced genomic scaffold, icDioCari1.1 Dcau_26, whole genome shotgun sequence:
- the LOC130903313 gene encoding uncharacterized protein LOC130903313, translating into MNAIKRFHKLESKLINDTVIRQQYSEFMREYEKLGHMTKVPTWATEVDGKGVFYLPHHGVVKDSATTKLRVVFDASAKTGNGISLNDTLMVGPTIQEDLFAIIIRFRQHNVAMVADIEKMYRQVEIVEEQRDLQRIMWRSDPNLPLEVYTLK; encoded by the coding sequence ATGAATGCGATTAAAAGGtttcacaaattagaaagtaaactgATCAATGATACAGTCATACGTCAACAATATTCGGAGTTCATGAGGGAATATGAAAAACTCGGGCACATGACCAAGGTGCCGACGTGGGCAACGGAAGTGGATGGAAAGGGAGTTTTTTACCTACCACATCATGGTGTCGTGAAGGATAGTGCAACCACTAAACTACGAGTGGTGTTCGATGCATCCGCCAAAACAGGAAACGGTATTTCGTTGAATGATACGCTAATGGTGGGTCCTACAATACAGGAAGATCTTTTTGCTATCATCATTCGTTTTAGACAACACAATGTAGCAATGGTAGCGGACATAGAGAAGATGTACCGGCAGGTGGAAATTGTAGAAGAGCAACGTGATTTACAGCGAATTATGTGGCGTTCGGATCCAAACCTGCCTCTAGAAGTCTacacattaaaataa